The genomic interval AACAGGAAATGTCAGGTTGAACTAGTTGTTAGATAATTTTTCCTTTATACAACAGTAAATCAAACCAATTTCATTTCCAGATATTTCAATGCGGTCATTTAACGATGAATAACATTCTATATTCTTAAAACCAGAATTTTCCAAAAAAAACATACCTTCAGGATATGTCCAATTTCGAAATATGTGGTTTTCTTGAATAAAATTAATTACTTTAGATCCTTTTAATATTTTTATTTTTTGAGTTTCGATTAAATAACTTTTTAATAAATCCACTTTATAATCTAATTTTACTTTATATTTGAATCCATTATCTTTGAAGATATGTTTACGATTTTTAATATATTTTATTATTCCTAAAATATTTTCCTGATGAAGAATAAATACTCCTCCTGGATTTAATGAATTATAAATTGTATTTAATGTGTTCTTAATATTTTCATTTGATAAAATATGCCCAAATGCTCCATATGAAAATATACAATCATATTTTTCTGCATTTAAATCGTTAGTGAATTTTAGCTTATATTCATCATTGCTTACTTTTTTTTGAGCTAATTTTAACATTTTTTCTGATACATCATATCCAGTTACAGAATACATATTTTTTGAGAGAAATAATGAATCTATTCCAGTCCCACATCCAAAATCCAGTATTTTATCTATTTTGATTAAAGATTTTTTACTTAAAATAAATTGTATAAAATCAAAAATCTTCTTGGGATTTTTTTGATATACTTTTTCCATTATCAAATCATATTATTCAGCTCCAGATTCATAACTTGTATTCACTGATTATTATCCTTTTAATACTTTTTCCTCGCCCGCCGAAGGCGTGTATCTAACATTTGCTTAACCTGCGTTTTGCTTGGCGCGGTTTTTGCCGAGCGCAGCGAAGTGCAAAAATCCGTGACAAGCAAATAAGTCAGGTTGAAGCAGTTGTTAGTTTTTTCTTAATCAATACTAGTTATGTGTAGAAATGTCTTAAACAAGTTAACTGGTTTAATTTCTTTTATACATTTCCATTTTGTGTAGATGCATTTTTATCAGAACAACTGGTCTAATTATATTTAACAATATTAATTCTTTCTCTTAATCATGTTTATTATGTGTAGAAGAGGTCTCATCAGATTAACTGGTTCAAGTCCCTTTTAAATCATTTCTAATTATGTGTCGAACTGTTACAGCATTTTAATGTTCTTCTGTCCTCGGGCGCCGAAGGCGTCAAACTAACATTTGCTTAACCTGCGTTTTGTTTGGCGCGGTTTTTGCCGAGCGCAGCGAAGTGCAAAAATCCGTGACAAGCAAATAAGTCAGGTTGAAGCAGTTGTTAGGCGAAATCTTTTTCAAGAGACACTTCATATTCAACTTCGTCTAATTCAACATTACTCATATTAATACTTTTAAATTCTTTAACAATTATTCCATTTAAACTCTCTGGAATTTTCCTACTAGAAATATTTCTTTTATCAACTGGATAGCGAGCTTTATTCCATTTATTCTGTTTAACAGCCCAATTAACAATTCCTTTAATTGTTTCTTGCCCATATTTATTCCCAAAAGACTCTTTTTTAATCCATATTCCTAATTCTGGAATTTCACTTGTTAAATCATGTAATCCAGCACATCCAATAAATTCATGAGTGTCTTTTTTTGTTATAATAACTTGATAATTTGTTCCTTTCTTCATTTCTAATATAGAGTTGCTCAAAAAATCTATTGTTTCACTAATATCATTTGCAGGTTTCGGATACATATATTTTGTGGTTTCACTATTAAAGTTTTTAAATATTTCATTAGCAAATTTTAGATCAGCAAGCACTAATAATAATCTTTCTGTCTCAATAACTTCTAATGTGAGATCCATATAAAATTCCTTCTTGTTAAAGTCATTAAAGAAACAATTATACAAAACATTATGTTTTGATATTCTGTGGTTATTAAGTCTAAAAAATTTTAAGTAATTCAAATCACTTTTTGGGTATTCTTTATCTTCGCCGCCGAAGGCGTGCGCCTAACATTGGTTTAACCTGCGTTTTGTTTGGCGCGGTTTTTGCCGAGCGCAGCGAAGTGCAAAAATCCGTGACAAGCAAATAAGTCAGGTTGAAACCGTTGTTAGTCGCTTTCTCTTGATATAAACACACCACCAAATAAACTTGTCATTGCATAGAAAGTGATATATTGATCATTATTTATTGATAACCGCACATAATATTTTGTCCCAGATCCTGGACCAACTGGACCAAACAATGACCAACAAACACTTAATCCTGTGATATTTTGATAGTTCTTTTTTACATATTTAACAATTCGTTGTCGCAAGTAATAAATATATATTACATACACAGGAATAACGACAGCTATACTCATTAAAAATGATTTCATTGTAACTTCCTTTTATTATGATTATCAATTAAACTCATCAATCAAAAAAGTTAAATAAATACTCAATTATTACCGGTTATTAAATATTCTGCTTTAATTAATTTTGATACATGTTGATTGCTTATTGTATCAACTGGATTAAATCCGTTTCGTGTATACATCTCGGTAATAGGTTTTCTGTTTCCATCATAATCTAATCGTATGTATTTTTTATTCATTTCTCGTCCATATTCTTTTACCCACTTAAGTATTCTATCAGAGTAATTCTTACCACAATACTTATTA from Teretinema zuelzerae carries:
- a CDS encoding class I SAM-dependent methyltransferase, which produces MEKVYQKNPKKIFDFIQFILSKKSLIKIDKILDFGCGTGIDSLFLSKNMYSVTGYDVSEKMLKLAQKKVSNDEYKLKFTNDLNAEKYDCIFSYGAFGHILSNENIKNTLNTIYNSLNPGGVFILHQENILGIIKYIKNRKHIFKDNGFKYKVKLDYKVDLLKSYLIETQKIKILKGSKVINFIQENHIFRNWTYPEGMFFLENSGFKNIECYSSLNDRIEISGNEIGLIYCCIKEKLSNN
- a CDS encoding GNAT family N-acetyltransferase yields the protein MDLTLEVIETERLLLVLADLKFANEIFKNFNSETTKYMYPKPANDISETIDFLSNSILEMKKGTNYQVIITKKDTHEFIGCAGLHDLTSEIPELGIWIKKESFGNKYGQETIKGIVNWAVKQNKWNKARYPVDKRNISSRKIPESLNGIIVKEFKSINMSNVELDEVEYEVSLEKDFA